The proteins below come from a single Verrucomicrobiia bacterium genomic window:
- a CDS encoding DEAD/DEAH box helicase: MNVTADMRAAIDDFLALAQVEDTLRARTHVANGDIVELPSRSLSRYSAIVRDTNPQSVSVTYSNGVWITQCTCWQNQRCRHVLAVLLHLRGLPAQEKALFDRPAAKTAGKTRPAQRANGSPLRQKLLEHLGRDLNTDESRFVRSVQSARLEGGGMRIRETTLRSFSPAPGPWGNYWAEVEIAPRAAPDDYRFWLCVAWTLRKRKLTWPSFVDGITDLQLIEPEMAAWEHEQNTLLWHQRFAQLQDAAVPQEPVTLELLLVIRANAAQLDWRTNPRAPFRPLKPGQAKRLSEQYQSGELVIGAESLSLWSASYKPLFYEHWWNLEYGNDSAEATLNRLLRMPLPAGIVVTSAGKPLERVADPLRLELRPPTDTGRTYEMALTTADGSPVPPVLCKLSGTPTLYLTAERLFQGPSAEVMETETRVPIPVEALESVNGLRFLHQTGVPLPSHLQQRVRTVPAVVSISCNIRPRYGGASTEDVVINVDASAPGIPRETFTPAGWEVEKSNRAPRSKASNDELLVFDRSAQRHFPRILDELEVRWDPYTRDWRFRLTRDTPEKLVPWLKSLPPELELELDPELATLRDEPVSGSVSLDISEAGIDWFDLKVSLDVGDTTLTPDELKLLLNARGRYVRLGKKGWRRLQFNFSAEEDEQLARLGLSAKQFSAEPQRFHALQLADEAAKKFLGPERVETIQKRVSELKTRVAPDLPGSVRAQMRPYQTEGFHFLAYLTSNNFGGVLADDMGLGKTVQTLAWLAWLRESSQLPAHPSLVVCPKSVMDNWRAEAERFYPALRVRLWRGENAEELPKARQTADLIVVNYAQLRSLSPAIADVDWLAVILDEAQYIKNPDSLTAQSARALKASHRLALTGTPIENRLLDLWSIMSFAMPGALGNRTHFLRHFNAKDDPLARRRLSARVRPFLLRRAKSQVAKDLPDRVEEDLLCDMEGEQQTLYRAELKRARLMLLRIESHQQLNEERFNILTSLLRMRQICCHPALVNDKLRTATSAKLEALEDLLEPLMEEGHKVLVFSQFVGMLDLIRDLVKEKSWHHFYLAGQTENRGDLVREFQSHAGGAVFLISLKAGGFGLNLTAASYVVLFDPWWNPAVENQAIDRTHRIGQTSKVMAYRLLIRESIEEKIRLLQKKKAALAEDVLGEERFAQSLTLDDLRFLFAE; encoded by the coding sequence ATGAACGTAACGGCAGACATGCGGGCGGCGATCGATGATTTTTTGGCCCTTGCGCAAGTGGAGGACACCCTGCGAGCCCGCACTCACGTGGCGAACGGAGACATTGTAGAACTTCCATCGCGCAGTCTCTCACGCTACTCAGCAATCGTCAGGGACACCAACCCCCAATCCGTTTCCGTCACATATTCAAACGGTGTTTGGATCACCCAATGCACCTGCTGGCAAAACCAGCGTTGCCGTCACGTCCTGGCTGTGTTGCTTCACCTCCGCGGCCTGCCGGCGCAGGAGAAGGCTCTGTTCGATAGGCCAGCGGCAAAGACTGCGGGCAAGACGAGGCCGGCGCAGCGGGCGAACGGATCCCCTCTGCGTCAAAAGCTTCTGGAGCATCTTGGCCGCGACCTCAATACGGATGAGTCGCGTTTTGTCCGATCCGTGCAATCCGCTCGGCTTGAGGGCGGAGGCATGCGCATCCGCGAAACCACGCTGCGCAGCTTCAGCCCTGCGCCCGGGCCATGGGGCAACTATTGGGCAGAAGTTGAAATCGCACCCCGGGCCGCGCCCGACGACTATCGCTTCTGGCTCTGTGTTGCCTGGACGTTGCGGAAGCGCAAACTCACCTGGCCTTCCTTTGTGGACGGAATCACCGACCTGCAGCTCATCGAACCCGAGATGGCCGCGTGGGAGCACGAGCAAAACACGCTGCTGTGGCATCAACGGTTCGCACAGTTGCAGGACGCAGCTGTCCCGCAAGAACCCGTTACCCTGGAATTACTTCTGGTCATCAGGGCCAACGCTGCGCAGCTGGATTGGCGAACTAATCCTCGAGCCCCTTTCCGTCCGCTCAAACCCGGTCAGGCAAAGCGGCTATCAGAGCAATATCAAAGCGGGGAACTTGTCATCGGCGCCGAATCTCTTTCCCTGTGGAGCGCCTCATACAAACCCCTGTTTTACGAACACTGGTGGAACCTGGAGTACGGCAACGACTCCGCCGAGGCCACGCTCAACCGCCTGCTGCGCATGCCGCTTCCTGCAGGAATTGTCGTGACGAGCGCAGGCAAGCCGCTGGAGCGCGTGGCTGATCCGCTCAGACTCGAGTTGCGTCCGCCCACTGACACGGGGCGCACGTACGAAATGGCGCTGACGACCGCCGACGGTTCACCCGTGCCGCCCGTGCTGTGCAAACTTTCTGGAACGCCGACGTTGTACCTGACCGCGGAACGCTTATTCCAAGGGCCGTCCGCAGAGGTCATGGAAACGGAAACGCGCGTGCCCATTCCCGTCGAGGCGCTCGAAAGCGTCAACGGGTTGCGCTTCCTCCATCAAACGGGCGTTCCTCTTCCCTCGCATTTGCAGCAGCGCGTGCGGACAGTCCCAGCAGTCGTTTCGATCTCCTGCAACATTCGCCCCCGTTACGGAGGAGCCTCAACCGAGGATGTCGTCATCAACGTAGATGCCAGCGCGCCCGGCATTCCACGCGAGACCTTTACCCCGGCTGGATGGGAAGTGGAAAAAAGCAATCGCGCGCCCCGGTCGAAGGCTTCGAACGATGAGCTGCTCGTATTCGATCGCTCCGCGCAACGGCATTTTCCCCGCATTCTCGACGAACTTGAAGTGAGATGGGATCCCTACACGCGTGACTGGCGGTTCCGACTCACTCGCGACACACCCGAGAAGCTTGTCCCCTGGCTCAAGTCCCTGCCGCCTGAATTGGAACTGGAGCTCGACCCGGAACTCGCGACGTTGCGCGACGAACCTGTCAGCGGCAGCGTTTCGCTCGACATTAGCGAAGCCGGAATTGATTGGTTCGACCTGAAGGTTTCTCTCGATGTCGGCGACACCACGTTGACGCCCGACGAACTCAAGCTCCTGCTCAATGCGCGTGGCCGATATGTGAGGCTTGGAAAAAAAGGCTGGCGAAGGCTGCAATTTAATTTCTCTGCCGAGGAGGATGAACAACTGGCGCGGCTCGGGCTCAGCGCGAAGCAGTTCTCCGCCGAGCCTCAGCGTTTCCACGCGCTGCAACTCGCCGATGAAGCTGCGAAAAAGTTCCTCGGGCCCGAAAGGGTTGAAACCATCCAGAAGCGCGTCAGCGAACTGAAAACGCGCGTGGCTCCGGATCTTCCCGGTAGCGTGCGCGCGCAGATGCGTCCCTACCAAACCGAGGGCTTCCACTTCCTCGCTTATCTAACGTCAAACAACTTTGGCGGCGTGCTCGCCGATGACATGGGTCTCGGCAAAACGGTGCAAACCCTCGCCTGGCTTGCGTGGCTGAGGGAATCGTCTCAACTGCCGGCGCACCCAAGCCTCGTGGTCTGCCCTAAGTCGGTCATGGACAACTGGCGGGCGGAAGCCGAGCGGTTCTACCCGGCGCTGCGCGTCCGCCTCTGGCGTGGAGAAAACGCGGAGGAGCTCCCCAAGGCGCGACAAACGGCTGACCTGATCGTCGTGAATTACGCGCAGCTGCGCTCGCTTTCTCCTGCCATCGCGGACGTTGATTGGCTCGCGGTAATCCTAGACGAGGCGCAGTACATTAAAAATCCCGACTCGCTTACCGCCCAGTCAGCGCGCGCGCTCAAGGCTTCGCATCGCCTCGCGCTCACGGGGACTCCCATAGAAAACCGGCTGCTCGATTTGTGGAGCATCATGTCGTTTGCGATGCCGGGTGCGCTCGGGAATCGCACACACTTCCTGCGGCACTTCAATGCGAAGGATGATCCCCTCGCGCGCCGCAGGCTGTCAGCGCGGGTGCGGCCATTCCTGCTCCGCCGTGCCAAATCCCAGGTTGCGAAGGATCTCCCTGACCGCGTCGAGGAGGATCTGCTGTGCGACATGGAAGGCGAGCAGCAAACGCTCTATCGTGCAGAGCTGAAGCGCGCCCGCCTGATGCTGCTCCGCATCGAGTCGCATCAGCAGCTCAACGAGGAACGGTTCAACATCCTGACGTCGCTGCTGCGCATGCGCCAGATTTGTTGCCATCCGGCTCTGGTCAACGACAAGCTCAGGACGGCCACGAGCGCCAAGCTTGAGGCCTTGGAAGATTTGTTGGAGCCGCTGATGGAAGAGGGGCACAAGGTGCTCGTCTTCTCGCAATTCGTGGGGATGCTTGATCTCATCCGCGATCTGGTAAAGGAAAAGTCTTGGCACCACTTCTACCTGGCGGGACAAACGGAGAATCGCGGCGACCTCGTCCGGGAGTTTCAATCACACGCTGGAGGCGCCGTGTTCCTGATTTCATTGAAGGCCGGCGGCTTCGGGCTGAATTTGACGGCAGCTTCGTACGTTGTGCTGTTTGATCCATGGTGGAATCCTGCGGTGGAAAACCAGGCCATCGATCGGACGCATCGAATTGGCCAGACCAGCAAGGTCATGGCGTATCGGCTTCTGATTCGGGAGAGCATCGAGGAGAAGATCCGTCTGCTGCAAAAAAAGAAGGCCGCGCTTGCCGAGGATGTCCTGGGAGAGGAACGCTTCGCGCAAAGTCTAACGCTGGACGACCTGCGTTTCCTGTTCGCGGAATAA
- a CDS encoding TolC family protein yields MKRVIVPILMVLQILPLCAQESNVFRVETLVAEALSSNPELKFYEAEIDIAKSARRVAQAWENPELSASVGRRTVRAGGLNSEGIAWSVSLLQPFEWPGRLSLRKAIANREIQLAELGMERFRIALGGQVRTRAFELFAAQEKEMAARDVAERIRSLREVVVQRDPAGLTPLLETRVIEATELNAQRRASDALLARQRALLDLNRLRGLPPETTIHVASAALAFRPLTNRTWLVALAETNNFELRFRQAELEQQEIRVQLTRNERFPTLALGPTFSEENAGGERERMAGIAVTLPLPIWKRNAGEIGAATSRQVQAEVSLRMFQRELESRIAAAASAYEIKRREMLNWRPDSIRHFQEAAELADRHYRLGAVSVSTYLELQKQYLEAVEGLLETQHEALSAALEIELLTGLTPSLILLGEQR; encoded by the coding sequence ATGAAGCGAGTGATTGTTCCAATCTTGATGGTGCTGCAGATTCTTCCGCTTTGCGCGCAGGAGTCGAATGTGTTTCGAGTCGAGACGCTTGTCGCGGAAGCGCTCAGCAGCAATCCCGAACTCAAGTTCTATGAGGCGGAAATCGACATCGCGAAATCGGCAAGACGTGTCGCGCAGGCGTGGGAAAACCCGGAGCTCAGCGCAAGCGTTGGGCGCCGGACGGTTCGCGCGGGCGGGCTGAATTCGGAAGGAATAGCGTGGTCGGTGTCACTCCTGCAGCCGTTCGAGTGGCCGGGACGCCTCAGTTTGCGCAAGGCAATTGCCAATCGGGAGATTCAACTCGCCGAACTTGGCATGGAGCGATTCAGAATTGCGCTCGGGGGCCAGGTCAGAACCAGGGCGTTTGAATTGTTCGCGGCGCAGGAAAAGGAAATGGCGGCGCGTGATGTTGCGGAGAGGATTCGTTCCTTGCGCGAAGTTGTTGTGCAGCGTGATCCCGCCGGGCTCACGCCATTGCTCGAAACACGAGTCATAGAGGCAACTGAACTGAACGCGCAGCGCCGTGCGTCGGACGCTTTGCTGGCGCGGCAGCGGGCGTTGCTGGATCTGAATCGCCTCCGTGGATTGCCGCCCGAAACAACGATCCATGTTGCTTCAGCGGCGCTCGCCTTTCGGCCGCTTACCAACCGCACATGGCTGGTGGCGCTGGCGGAGACGAATAATTTTGAACTGCGGTTCCGCCAGGCGGAATTGGAGCAGCAGGAGATCAGAGTGCAGCTGACGCGGAACGAGCGATTCCCGACTCTTGCGCTGGGTCCCACGTTTTCCGAGGAAAACGCTGGCGGCGAACGGGAACGAATGGCTGGTATTGCCGTGACGCTTCCGCTGCCGATTTGGAAACGAAACGCAGGCGAGATTGGCGCAGCAACTTCCCGCCAGGTTCAAGCGGAGGTTTCTCTGCGCATGTTCCAGCGCGAGCTCGAATCGCGGATCGCTGCCGCCGCGTCTGCTTACGAAATCAAACGCAGGGAAATGCTCAACTGGCGGCCCGATTCCATCAGGCACTTCCAGGAAGCAGCGGAGCTCGCTGACCGGCATTACCGGCTTGGGGCAGTATCGGTTTCGACGTACCTCGAACTTCAGAAGCAATACCTTGAAGCCGTGGAGGGATTGCTTGAGACGCAACATGAAGCGCTATCAGCTGCGCTTGAAATCGAGCTTCTCACGGGACTGACGCCATCCCTGATTTTGCTCGGAGAACAACGATGA